A genomic window from Terriglobales bacterium includes:
- a CDS encoding biopolymer transporter ExbD, with the protein MAFTNAQGRTQSSLSDINVTPFVDVVLVLLIIFMITAPVLQSGVEVSVPKTRTVKEISEERLVISIDRKQRVYFGNDAININQVGARLRERVRDPERQSIYVRADENVPFGAFATVMDAVKQAGITNVSIVTEPLKESAK; encoded by the coding sequence ATGGCATTCACGAACGCCCAGGGACGCACCCAGAGCTCGCTCTCCGACATCAACGTCACCCCGTTCGTGGATGTGGTGCTGGTCCTGCTGATCATCTTCATGATCACGGCGCCGGTGCTGCAGTCCGGCGTGGAGGTGTCGGTGCCCAAGACGCGCACCGTGAAGGAGATCTCCGAAGAACGCCTGGTGATCTCCATCGACCGCAAACAGCGGGTGTATTTTGGCAACGATGCCATCAACATCAACCAGGTCGGCGCGCGGCTGCGCGAGCGCGTGCGCGACCCGGAGCGCCAGTCCATTTACGTGCGTGCCGATGAGAATGTGCCGTTCGGGGCGTTTGCCACCGTGATGGATGCGGTGAAGCAGGCCGGAATCACCAATGTCAGCATCGTTACCGAGCCCTTGAAGGAATCCGCCAAGTAA